A stretch of the Tachyglossus aculeatus isolate mTacAcu1 chromosome 6, mTacAcu1.pri, whole genome shotgun sequence genome encodes the following:
- the LOC119929578 gene encoding olfactory receptor 13H1-like yields the protein MNKLKGTNYTEVTEFILVGLSNQPKSQIIFFCIFLHLYLGTIMGNIFIITVVWKEPRLHTPMYFFLCNLSFVDLGSTTTAVPLILVNCLRDCPTITYNDCFAQMTISIFWSITECCLLAIMAYDRFIAISNPLGYMLIMTLKVCFQIATTMWISNFLLALLTVVAIPVQFCAGHNVVNHFVCEVEAVLKLVCSDTTVSEILMWIGAIFILPLPFLFILLSYIRILVAILKIRSTAGRGKAFSTCGSHLTVVTIYYGTLISMYLKPQNKDSKDQDKIISIFYGTVIPMMNPLIYTLRNKDMIAALRKAAGKTKQVSLSV from the coding sequence ATGAATAAACTGAAAGGAACCAACTACACTGAGGTCACAGAATTCATCCTGGTTGGACTTTCCAATCAGCCCAAAAGTCAAATCATTTTCTTCTGTATCTTCCTCCATCTCTATCTGGGAACCATCATGGGAAATATCTTCATCATCACGGTAGTGTGGAAAGAGCCGcgacttcacacccccatgtatttcttcctttgTAATCTGTCCTTTGTTGACCTGGGTTCCACCACCACTGCGGTGCCTCTGATCCTTGTCAACTGCCTAAGAGACTGCCCCACTATCACCTACAATGACTGTTTTGCTCAAATGACCATCTCCATCTTCTGGAGCATCACCGAGTGCTGCCTATTGGCCATCATGGCTTACGACCGATTCATCGCCATATCAAACCCCTTGGGTTACATGCTGATCATGACACTGAAGGTTTGTTTCCAGATTGCCACTACCATGTGGATAAGTAACTTCCTGCTGGCCCTACTTACTGTGGTAGCCATACCGGTTCAATTTTGTGCAGGCCACAATGTAGTGAACCATTTTGTATGTGAAGTGGAAGCCGTCTTAAAGCTGGTCTGCTCTGACACCACTGTCAGTGAGATCCTGATGTGGATAGGTGCTATCTTCATCTTGCCCCTCCCCTTTCTGTTCATCCTCCTCTCTTATATCCGGATCTTGGTGGCCATCTTGAAAATCCGCTCCACAGCTGGGCGGGGGaaggctttctccacctgtggatcACACCTGACTGTGGTGACCATCTACTACGGGACCCTCATCTCCATGTATCTCAAACCTCAGAACAAAGACAGTAAGGACCAGGACAAAATCATCTCTATATTTTATGGAACAGTGATCCCCATGATGAACCCTCTCATTTATACACTGAGAAACAAGGATATGATAGCAGCCTTGAGAAAGGCAGCTGGGAAAACCAAGCAAGTTAGTCTCTCGGTGTGA
- the LOC119929579 gene encoding olfactory receptor 13H1-like, with amino-acid sequence MYFFLCNLSFIDLCTTTSAVPMSLVNLLRDCPTITYNDCYTQLTISLFLGMTECCLLAVMAYDRFVAISNPLRYTLIMTMRACFQIAATMWISTFLLTIIPIITIPAQFCAGHNVVNHFVCEFEAVFKLVCSDTTFSEMLLLINSIFIVPLPFLFILLSYIRIVVAILKIPSTAGRWKAFSTCGSHLTVVTIYYGTIISIYVIPQNKDNKDRDKIISIFYGTVIPLVNPLIYTLRNKDVVGALRKAAGKIKQELE; translated from the exons atgtatttcttcctctgcaATCTGTCCTTTATTGACCTGTGTACCACAACCAGCGCGGTGCCTATGTCCCTTGTCAACTTACTGAGAGACTGCCCCACTATCACTTACAATGATTGCTATACCCAATTGACCATTTCCCTATTCTTGGGCATGACTGAATGCTGCCTACTGGCTGTCATGGCTTACGACCGATTCGTCGCCATATCGAACCCCTTGCGTTACACGCTGATCATGACAATGAGGGCTTGCTTCCAGATTGCTGCCACCATGTGGATCAGTACCTTCCTGCTGACTATAATTCCTATAATCACCATACCGGCTCAGTTTTGTGCAGGGCACAATGTAGTGAACCATTTTGTATGTGAGTTCGAAGCTGTCTTTAAGCTGGTCTGCTCAGACACCACTTTCAGTGAGATGCTGCTGTTGATAAACTCGATCTTCATCGTGCCCCTCCCCTTTCTGTTCATCCTCCTCTCTTATATCCGAATCGTGGTGGCCATATTGAAAATCCCCTCCACAGCTGGGCGGtggaaagctttctccacctgtggatcGCACCTGACTGTGGTGACCATCTACTACGGGACCATCATCTCCATTTATGTCATACCTCAGAACAAAGACAATAAGGACCGGGACAAAATCATCTCTATATTTTATGGAACAGTGATCCCCTTGGTAAACCCTCTCATTTATACATTGAGAAACAAGGATGTGGTAGGAGCTTTGAGAAAGGCAGCTGGGAAAATCAAGCAA GAACTGGAGTAg